A region of Desulfolithobacter dissulfuricans DNA encodes the following proteins:
- a CDS encoding AmpG family muropeptide MFS transporter, with translation MNSMFRLIFSPRMLVSFLMGFSCGVPLLLTLSVLQAWMREEGVDLSVIGLFSLVGLPYTLKFLWSPILDRFTLPLFGRRRGWLLLFQILLMAAIAGLGMTRPAVHPWMVAVAALLVTFFSASQDIVVDAFRREDLSDNELGLGSSLYVNGYRVGMLVAGSGGLILADHFTFHQVYLFMALCLLPGVLTTLLCREPEVAEGTPTTFREAVVQPFVEYFQRDGALLILLFILLYKIGDQMASTMTTPFYLDVGFTKTQIGAVAKLFGFWATIIGGLVGGVILLRLGIVRSLWIFGILQAVSTAGFSLLAFLGPSLAGLAAVIGFENLTGGMGTAAYVAYMASLTNKKFTATQYALLSSLMGIPRVLASAPTGFMADSMGWAFYFFFCALIAVPGLLLLRFAGPLAAGTQ, from the coding sequence ATGAATTCCATGTTCCGTCTCATCTTCTCACCCCGCATGCTGGTCTCCTTCCTCATGGGTTTTTCCTGCGGGGTGCCGCTGCTGCTGACCCTGTCGGTGCTCCAGGCCTGGATGCGGGAAGAGGGAGTGGATCTTTCAGTCATCGGCCTGTTCTCCCTGGTCGGGCTTCCCTATACCCTGAAATTTCTCTGGTCGCCGATCCTGGACCGGTTCACCCTGCCGCTCTTTGGCCGCCGCCGGGGCTGGCTCCTGCTGTTCCAGATTCTGCTCATGGCAGCCATTGCCGGCCTGGGCATGACCCGGCCGGCCGTTCATCCCTGGATGGTGGCCGTGGCCGCTCTGCTGGTCACCTTTTTTTCCGCCTCCCAGGATATCGTGGTCGATGCCTTTCGGCGTGAAGACCTGAGTGACAACGAACTTGGCCTGGGGTCTTCCCTGTACGTAAACGGCTACCGGGTCGGGATGCTGGTCGCCGGCAGCGGCGGCTTGATCCTGGCCGATCATTTCACCTTCCACCAGGTCTATCTCTTCATGGCGCTTTGTCTCCTGCCCGGGGTGCTGACAACGCTGCTCTGTCGGGAACCCGAGGTGGCCGAGGGGACACCGACCACCTTCCGGGAAGCGGTTGTCCAGCCCTTTGTCGAGTATTTTCAGCGTGACGGGGCCCTGCTTATTCTGCTCTTCATTCTCCTCTACAAGATCGGCGACCAGATGGCCTCGACCATGACCACGCCCTTTTATCTCGATGTGGGCTTTACCAAGACCCAGATCGGCGCGGTGGCCAAACTGTTCGGCTTCTGGGCCACCATCATCGGCGGCCTGGTGGGCGGGGTTATTCTCCTGCGCCTGGGTATTGTCCGCTCGCTGTGGATTTTCGGTATCCTCCAGGCGGTCTCCACGGCCGGTTTTTCGTTACTGGCCTTTCTCGGTCCCAGCCTGGCCGGGCTGGCGGCGGTCATCGGCTTTGAAAATCTCACCGGCGGCATGGGCACCGCCGCCTACGTAGCCTACATGGCCTCGCTGACAAACAAAAAATTCACCGCCACCCAGTATGCCCTGCTGTCCTCGCTCATGGGCATCCCCCGGGTGCTGGCCTCGGCACCCACGGGCTTCATGGCCGATTCCATGGGCTGGGCCTTCTATTTTTTCTTCTGTGCCCTGATCGCCGTGCCGGGCCTGCTGCTGCTGCGTTTTGCCGGTCCCCTGGCAGCCGGGACGCAATGA
- the cysS gene encoding cysteine--tRNA ligase: MPVKIYNTLTRKKEELRPLEEGHVKLYVCGITSYDYCHIGHARSALVFDMVVRYLRYRGYRVTFVRNFTDIDDKIIRRAAEQGVEASDLAQRFIDEFYTDMDHLGVLRPDIEPRATEHIPEMIALIEELIERGLAYASGGDVYFRVGRFPDYGQLSGRSLEDMQAGARIEVNDQKEHPMDFVLWKASKPGEPKWDSPWGEGRPGWHIECSAMSRKYLGETFDIHGGGKDLIFPHHENEIAQSMGATGKPFANLWMHHGFVTIKDEKMSKSLGNFLTIRDVLAAYAPEVLRLFIFSTQYRNPLDFTEAAMRDAESGLARMYECLARINALADGSPEAETVIGKKDRQKLASLRQRFEYAMDNDFNTAQAVGLLFDAVKTLNKITRALPASPAEDDVATLRRAAADLRELGGILGLLGQDPADYVAARKQALLDKLDISDEEIEELIARRSEARKNRDWATSDAIRDKLLGHGIELQDSQDGTTWDVTL; the protein is encoded by the coding sequence ATGCCTGTTAAGATATACAACACCCTGACCCGGAAAAAAGAAGAACTCCGCCCCCTGGAAGAGGGCCATGTCAAACTCTATGTCTGCGGTATTACCTCGTATGATTACTGCCATATCGGTCATGCCCGCTCGGCCCTAGTTTTCGACATGGTGGTACGCTATCTTCGCTACCGGGGCTACCGTGTTACCTTTGTTCGCAACTTTACCGACATCGATGACAAGATCATCCGCCGGGCCGCCGAGCAGGGGGTGGAGGCGAGCGATCTGGCCCAGCGTTTTATCGATGAATTTTACACGGACATGGACCATCTGGGTGTGCTTCGTCCCGATATCGAGCCTCGGGCGACCGAGCATATCCCGGAAATGATCGCGCTGATCGAGGAACTGATCGAGCGCGGCCTGGCCTATGCCTCTGGCGGTGACGTCTATTTCCGGGTTGGACGGTTTCCGGACTATGGACAGCTTTCGGGCCGCAGCCTGGAGGATATGCAGGCCGGGGCCCGGATCGAGGTCAATGATCAGAAAGAACATCCCATGGATTTCGTTCTCTGGAAGGCCAGCAAACCCGGGGAGCCGAAATGGGACAGCCCCTGGGGCGAGGGGAGGCCGGGGTGGCATATCGAGTGCTCTGCCATGAGCCGCAAGTATCTGGGCGAGACCTTTGATATCCACGGCGGCGGCAAGGATCTCATCTTTCCCCATCATGAGAATGAGATCGCCCAGTCCATGGGCGCCACGGGCAAGCCTTTTGCCAACCTCTGGATGCACCACGGTTTTGTGACCATCAAGGATGAGAAGATGTCCAAGTCCCTTGGCAACTTCCTTACCATCCGCGATGTGCTCGCGGCCTATGCGCCCGAGGTCCTGCGGCTGTTCATTTTTTCGACCCAGTACCGCAATCCCCTGGATTTCACCGAGGCTGCCATGCGCGACGCCGAATCGGGCCTGGCCCGGATGTACGAATGCCTGGCCCGGATCAACGCCCTGGCCGATGGATCGCCGGAGGCAGAAACGGTTATCGGTAAAAAGGATCGGCAGAAACTGGCCTCCCTGCGGCAGCGGTTTGAATATGCCATGGATAATGATTTCAATACCGCCCAGGCCGTGGGCTTGCTCTTCGACGCGGTGAAGACGCTCAACAAGATTACCCGGGCGTTGCCGGCCAGCCCGGCCGAGGACGATGTTGCGACCCTGCGCCGGGCAGCAGCGGACCTGCGTGAACTGGGCGGGATCCTGGGGCTGCTGGGACAGGATCCGGCGGACTACGTGGCGGCCAGGAAACAGGCCTTGCTGGACAAGCTGGATATATCGGATGAGGAAATCGAAGAACTCATTGCCCGGCGGAGCGAGGCCCGTAAAAATCGGGACTGGGCCACCAGTGACGCCATCCGGGACAAACTGCTCGGCCACGGGATCGAACTCCAGGACAGCCAGGATGGCACCACCTGGGATGTAACTCTCTGA
- a CDS encoding PilZ domain-containing protein: MATHAQNPSCEKVCPHWSPASRSCLLSRGGLYLPVSAHVATYCRTENYLSCPQFVSGGLVAESAADDSVGTGAERRMYVRVPGRFVLRIARHADGDSVDRIIDDSASTVDISLGGLRVESYRELPVDSLVTFSLNGDFSSEPVKGVGRVAWCRSLEQAPLYHAGLAFEDVRLASMLEKRLGLVPF; the protein is encoded by the coding sequence ATGGCAACCCACGCGCAAAATCCGAGCTGTGAAAAGGTGTGTCCCCACTGGTCCCCTGCATCGAGGAGCTGCCTGCTCAGTCGTGGTGGCCTGTACCTGCCGGTCTCGGCCCACGTGGCGACCTACTGCCGGACCGAAAACTATCTCTCCTGTCCCCAGTTTGTCAGTGGCGGGCTGGTTGCGGAATCTGCAGCCGATGACTCGGTCGGTACCGGGGCGGAGAGGAGAATGTATGTCCGTGTTCCTGGACGTTTTGTGCTGCGTATTGCCCGTCATGCCGATGGTGATTCAGTGGACCGGATCATCGATGATTCCGCCTCCACCGTGGATATCAGCCTGGGGGGGCTCAGGGTGGAGAGCTACCGGGAACTGCCTGTGGACAGTCTGGTGACCTTTTCGCTCAATGGCGATTTTTCCAGCGAGCCGGTCAAGGGAGTCGGCCGGGTTGCCTGGTGCCGGTCCCTGGAGCAGGCTCCTCTTTACCACGCTGGCCTGGCCTTTGAAGACGTCCGCCTGGCCTCCATGCTGGAGAAGCGTCTGGGGTTGGTCCCGTTCTGA
- a CDS encoding PEP-CTERM sorting domain-containing protein — protein sequence MKKMFLTSAVLAIAGVGLVAGSAMALGFSSTGYVDPNYNDSWDSTSLTGTALFEFYIDETWPQVNRVTIELDDDIFTGITASDFTVLNPSGWTTSVYTGTSGNVFDVSLAGVLATSTNDPIQITFDYTLLDEDMYDNASEGVPGGWDWDEGQAWGLAYTLDYGFYTPHPLTGSPVFVALDTSGGSTAPVPEPATMLLFGTGLAGLAGVVRKKRKNS from the coding sequence ATGAAAAAAATGTTTTTGACAAGCGCGGTGCTCGCCATCGCAGGGGTAGGTCTGGTGGCTGGGAGTGCGATGGCATTGGGATTTAGCTCTACCGGTTATGTTGATCCCAATTATAATGATTCCTGGGATAGTACTTCTTTGACAGGAACGGCACTGTTCGAATTTTATATCGATGAAACCTGGCCACAGGTTAACAGAGTAACAATCGAACTTGATGATGACATTTTTACCGGTATAACGGCCTCTGATTTTACAGTACTAAATCCTTCCGGCTGGACAACGAGTGTCTATACAGGAACCAGTGGCAACGTATTTGATGTGAGTCTGGCAGGGGTACTGGCCACCTCAACAAACGATCCCATCCAGATAACGTTTGATTATACGCTTCTTGACGAAGACATGTATGATAACGCTTCTGAAGGAGTTCCAGGAGGTTGGGACTGGGATGAAGGACAGGCCTGGGGGTTGGCTTACACATTAGACTACGGTTTCTATACACCTCACCCTTTGACAGGAAGTCCTGTCTTTGTAGCCCTGGACACTTCTGGAGGTTCCACTGCCCCTGTCCCCGAACCGGCCACCATGCTGCTCTTTGGTACCGGTCTGGCCGGACTGGCCGGAGTTGTTCGCAAGAAGCGCAAAAACAGCTGA
- the ltrA gene encoding group II intron reverse transcriptase/maturase: protein MVDVWYSLYDRMLSRENLVKAFYKVKSSKGAAGIDGQSIDDFAGSLATNIDHLLTELQDKSYQPLAVRRVEIPKPNGGKRLLGIPAVRDRVVQQALLDILQPIFDRDFHPSSYGYRPGRSCHQAISKATMFIRTYERKWVVDMDLSKCFDTLNHDLILASFRRRVSDGSILGLLEKFLKSGVLTGDGWQASEVGSPQGGVISPLIANVYLDSFDQFMKNRGHRIVRYADDILILCQSKSAAENALNQASRYLEEELLLTVNQEKTHISHSLKGIKFLGVCIHSVMTRIQRGKVRAFKAKVKAMTRRNSPVNLEKVIADLNRLLRGFANYFRIANCKGEFSRLMRWIRRRLRAVQLKLWKKPCRLHRRLRQLGYRGEFKSIKMNSWANAASPLSHYALPNSCLHGEMGLFDLASVQTGISVSV from the coding sequence ATGGTTGACGTCTGGTACAGCCTATATGATCGAATGCTGAGCCGGGAGAACCTGGTCAAGGCATTCTACAAGGTGAAATCCTCGAAAGGAGCTGCCGGTATAGACGGCCAGTCCATCGATGATTTTGCCGGATCACTTGCGACCAATATCGATCATCTCCTGACGGAACTGCAGGACAAGAGCTACCAGCCGCTGGCCGTGCGACGGGTGGAGATCCCGAAGCCGAACGGCGGGAAACGGCTACTCGGCATACCTGCAGTCCGTGACCGTGTGGTACAGCAGGCCCTGCTGGATATACTTCAACCAATATTTGACCGCGATTTCCATCCGTCGAGCTACGGCTACCGTCCTGGTCGGAGTTGTCACCAGGCAATCAGCAAAGCCACGATGTTCATCCGGACGTACGAGCGGAAATGGGTAGTGGACATGGATCTGTCGAAATGCTTCGACACGTTGAACCATGACCTGATCCTTGCCTCGTTCCGTCGCCGGGTCAGCGATGGAAGTATTCTTGGTCTGCTGGAGAAGTTTTTGAAAAGCGGTGTTCTGACAGGAGATGGTTGGCAGGCCAGCGAGGTCGGCAGTCCGCAGGGCGGAGTTATCAGCCCGTTGATTGCCAACGTATACCTTGATTCCTTCGATCAGTTTATGAAGAATCGTGGCCACCGCATCGTCCGCTATGCGGACGACATCCTGATCCTGTGCCAGTCAAAGAGCGCAGCCGAAAATGCACTGAACCAGGCCAGTCGTTATCTTGAAGAAGAACTGCTGTTGACCGTCAACCAGGAAAAGACCCATATAAGCCACAGCCTCAAAGGGATTAAATTTCTTGGAGTTTGTATCCACTCCGTGATGACCCGAATACAGCGAGGCAAGGTGAGGGCCTTCAAGGCAAAGGTCAAGGCGATGACCCGGCGTAACTCCCCGGTGAACCTTGAGAAGGTGATAGCCGACCTCAACCGGTTGCTGAGGGGTTTTGCCAACTACTTTCGGATAGCGAACTGCAAGGGTGAGTTTTCTCGGCTGATGAGGTGGATCAGAAGACGGCTGCGTGCTGTTCAGTTGAAGCTGTGGAAAAAGCCGTGCAGGCTACACCGCAGACTGAGACAGCTGGGCTATAGAGGAGAGTTCAAAAGTATCAAGATGAACTCCTGGGCCAATGCAGCAAGTCCACTGAGCCATTATGCCCTTCCCAACAGCTGCCTGCATGGGGAAATGGGGCTCTTTGACCTCGCATCTGTACAGACCGGAATTTCTGTTTCAGTATGA
- a CDS encoding sigma-54 interaction domain-containing protein gives MSNTATELQKTRDEVNRLVHNWQTLLDVMPEMVFLVRDDFIIEYMNRSAKACFGDLCSRSCCDDLRQICADCRIFTPEESDAASATTAHKLTEAVVKGISVEYSAVPFIGYTGEQLIMIVMRDISQRKLHEQEISDFNTNIEKILEQKIAELQESEELRRRLSRQVNSLKNQLGFHHRADKMVGSSRAMRELREMVHQVARSDATILITGESGTGKELVANLIKETSNRADKPFLKINCNAINDSILESDLFGYEKGAFTGATSRKKGKFEIVNGGTIFLDEIGDISSRMQASLLRVLQNGEIIRVGGTEPVKVDVRVIAATNVDLAKAVQEKKFRLDLYYRLNIINIDIPPLRERKEDIVELVSHFVNHYREAFKKDIDFVPKSIINRLLLHDWPGNVRELENLIQRAVLMAKGKMITEQDLFFDQNKFGIDGENRSLDVQSRIGVLPLKGILAEFEREVIEQALRKFKGNVSRAATELKVGKTALYDKMKRYNISAKAIKKGVA, from the coding sequence AACTGGCAGACATTGCTCGATGTTATGCCGGAGATGGTGTTCCTCGTGCGCGATGATTTTATCATCGAGTACATGAACCGCAGTGCCAAGGCCTGTTTCGGTGATCTCTGCTCCCGGTCCTGCTGTGATGACCTGCGCCAGATCTGTGCCGACTGCAGAATCTTTACGCCCGAGGAATCAGACGCTGCTTCCGCCACCACAGCGCATAAACTGACCGAGGCGGTGGTCAAGGGGATCTCTGTTGAATATTCGGCAGTGCCGTTTATCGGCTATACCGGGGAGCAGCTGATCATGATTGTCATGCGCGATATTTCCCAGCGCAAGCTTCATGAACAGGAGATCAGCGATTTCAATACCAATATTGAAAAGATTCTGGAGCAGAAGATTGCCGAACTCCAGGAGAGCGAAGAGCTCCGGCGCCGTCTCTCACGCCAGGTCAACAGTCTGAAAAACCAGTTGGGCTTTCATCACCGGGCCGACAAGATGGTTGGGTCAAGCAGGGCCATGCGTGAGCTGCGGGAGATGGTTCACCAGGTGGCCAGGTCCGATGCCACCATTCTGATCACCGGAGAGTCCGGAACCGGCAAGGAGCTGGTGGCCAATCTGATCAAGGAGACCAGTAACCGGGCAGACAAGCCTTTTCTGAAGATCAACTGCAACGCCATCAATGATTCCATCCTGGAGAGTGATCTGTTCGGGTACGAAAAAGGCGCCTTTACCGGGGCCACAAGCCGGAAAAAGGGTAAGTTCGAGATCGTCAACGGCGGGACCATCTTTCTCGACGAGATAGGGGATATCAGCTCCAGGATGCAGGCCTCTCTTCTGCGGGTCCTGCAGAACGGCGAGATTATCCGGGTGGGCGGCACCGAGCCTGTCAAGGTGGATGTCCGGGTGATCGCCGCCACCAATGTCGACCTGGCCAAGGCGGTGCAGGAGAAAAAATTCCGCCTGGATCTCTATTACCGGCTCAACATCATCAATATCGACATCCCGCCGCTGCGGGAACGCAAGGAAGATATCGTCGAGCTGGTATCTCATTTTGTCAATCATTACCGGGAGGCCTTCAAGAAGGATATCGATTTCGTCCCCAAGTCGATCATCAACCGGTTGCTGCTGCATGACTGGCCCGGTAATGTGCGTGAGCTGGAAAACCTGATCCAGCGGGCCGTGCTCATGGCCAAGGGCAAGATGATCACCGAGCAGGACCTGTTCTTTGATCAGAATAAGTTCGGTATAGATGGGGAAAACCGCAGCCTCGACGTCCAGAGCCGGATCGGTGTCCTGCCGCTGAAGGGTATCCTGGCCGAATTTGAGCGCGAAGTCATCGAGCAGGCCCTGCGCAAGTTCAAGGGCAATGTCTCCCGGGCCGCGACCGAGCTCAAAGTGGGCAAGACCGCCCTGTACGACAAGATGAAACGTTATAATATCTCCGCCAAGGCGATCAAGAAAGGAGTCGCCTGA